One Actinomyces marmotae DNA window includes the following coding sequences:
- a CDS encoding PTS system mannose/fructose/sorbose family transporter subunit IID, with product MTSTTTAERSLTNRDLRSMYWRSTTLLGSFNFERMQAMGFCFTLMPVIKKVYKGDKAAQAAALERHLEFYNTHPWVSSVVFGITAAMEEQRAKGEPIGDDTITNVKIGLMGPLAGVGDPIFWGTARPVLAALGASLALDGSIVGPLLFFLGINVLRVATRWYGLKLGYERGTAMVTEVGGGQLKKITQMAAVMGLFVMGALVSKWTTINFPAVVASVENRDTGIVTDTTLQMILDQLLPGVAALGLTFLCMWLLNKKVNALWIILGMFVVGILGAWTGLLG from the coding sequence ATGACTTCCACCACGACCGCTGAGCGCTCCCTGACCAACAGGGACTTGCGGTCCATGTACTGGCGCTCGACGACGCTCCTGGGCTCCTTCAACTTCGAGCGCATGCAGGCGATGGGCTTCTGCTTCACCCTCATGCCCGTGATTAAGAAGGTCTACAAGGGCGACAAGGCCGCGCAGGCCGCCGCTCTCGAGCGCCACCTGGAGTTCTACAACACCCACCCGTGGGTGTCCTCAGTCGTCTTCGGCATCACCGCCGCCATGGAGGAGCAGCGCGCCAAGGGCGAGCCCATCGGCGACGACACCATCACCAACGTCAAGATCGGCCTCATGGGGCCGCTCGCCGGAGTTGGCGACCCCATCTTCTGGGGAACCGCCCGGCCCGTCCTGGCGGCCCTGGGCGCCTCGCTGGCGCTCGACGGCTCCATCGTGGGTCCCCTGCTGTTCTTCCTGGGCATCAACGTCCTGCGCGTGGCTACGCGCTGGTACGGGCTCAAGCTCGGCTACGAGCGGGGCACCGCGATGGTCACCGAGGTCGGCGGCGGCCAGCTCAAGAAGATCACCCAGATGGCCGCCGTCATGGGCCTGTTCGTCATGGGCGCCCTGGTCTCGAAGTGGACGACAATCAACTTCCCGGCCGTGGTCGCGTCGGTCGAGAACCGGGACACCGGCATCGTCACCGACACGACGCTGCAGATGATCCTCGATCAGCTGCTGCCGGGAGTGGCCGCGCTGGGACTGACCTTCCTGTGCATGTGGCTGCTCAACAAGAAGGTCAACGCGCTGTGGATCATCCTGGGCATGTTCGTCGTCGGCATCCTCGGCGCCTGGACGGGCCTCCTTGGCTGA
- a CDS encoding PTS mannose/fructose/sorbose transporter subunit IIC: protein MHDISTIQIILVTIVAFIAGLGSVLDERQFHRPLVACTLTGLALGQPTVGIVVGGTLELIALGWLNVGAAMAPDAAMASTISTVIAVASMNGAGGTKAAIDAAIGVAVPLAVAGQALTIFVRTIAVFFAHQADRYAKQANYRGIVAMHFTALGLQGLRVAIPTAIVAALASGDAVNKALDAIPEVITKGLGIAGGFIVVVGYAMVINMMKARKLMPFFFLGFVFATFATTIAGKGSVAAPQGAGDMANWVLQVMPTGVTLVGLGIVGACLAVIYTQLNPEFAKPAPAPQAAPAPAGGGAYADDDLDDELD, encoded by the coding sequence ATGCATGACATCTCCACAATCCAGATCATCCTGGTCACCATCGTCGCCTTCATCGCGGGGCTGGGGAGCGTCCTCGACGAGCGCCAGTTCCACCGCCCCCTCGTCGCCTGCACCCTGACCGGACTCGCCCTGGGCCAGCCCACCGTCGGCATCGTCGTCGGGGGCACCCTGGAGCTGATCGCGCTGGGCTGGCTGAACGTCGGCGCCGCCATGGCCCCCGACGCGGCCATGGCCTCGACCATCTCCACCGTCATCGCCGTCGCCTCCATGAACGGCGCCGGTGGCACGAAGGCGGCCATCGATGCCGCTATCGGCGTCGCCGTCCCACTGGCCGTCGCCGGTCAGGCCCTGACGATCTTCGTGCGAACCATCGCCGTGTTCTTCGCCCACCAAGCCGATCGATACGCCAAGCAGGCCAACTACCGGGGCATCGTGGCCATGCACTTTACCGCCCTGGGCCTCCAGGGCCTGCGCGTGGCCATCCCCACCGCGATCGTCGCGGCGCTTGCCTCCGGCGACGCCGTCAACAAGGCGCTGGACGCCATCCCCGAGGTCATCACCAAGGGATTGGGAATCGCCGGTGGATTCATCGTCGTCGTCGGATACGCGATGGTCATCAACATGATGAAGGCCCGCAAGCTCATGCCCTTCTTCTTCCTGGGCTTCGTCTTCGCCACCTTCGCCACGACGATCGCCGGCAAGGGCTCCGTCGCCGCCCCCCAGGGCGCCGGGGACATGGCGAACTGGGTCCTCCAGGTCATGCCGACCGGAGTGACGCTCGTGGGCCTGGGCATCGTGGGCGCCTGCCTCGCCGTCATCTACACCCAGCTCAACCCCGAGTTCGCCAAGCCGGCCCCCGCGCCCCAGGCAGCCCCCGCGCCCGCCGGTGGCGGCGCCTACGCGGACGATGACCTCGACGACGAGCTCGACTGA
- a CDS encoding PTS system mannose/fructose/N-acetylgalactosamine-transporter subunit IIB, with protein sequence MDIKLLRIDSRLVHGQVANNWAGSLGAEAILAVSDSAANDELRKSLLLQTGGGKVKVHVLGVEKAARVYKNPKYAALKAIIVVETPADIVRLLDLGIEASEINVGGMTFKQGTSQVSQAVYASPEDVAAFIEIDSRGIPQYIQQVPSTGRSDLMPTLKSKGLA encoded by the coding sequence ATGGACATCAAGCTCCTGCGTATCGATTCCCGCCTGGTTCACGGACAGGTCGCCAACAACTGGGCGGGCTCCCTGGGCGCCGAGGCCATCCTTGCGGTCTCGGACAGCGCCGCCAATGACGAGCTGCGGAAGTCCCTCCTCCTTCAAACCGGCGGCGGCAAGGTCAAGGTCCACGTCCTGGGTGTGGAGAAGGCGGCGCGGGTCTACAAGAACCCCAAGTACGCCGCTCTCAAGGCCATCATCGTCGTCGAGACGCCCGCGGACATCGTGAGGCTCCTCGACCTCGGGATCGAGGCCAGCGAGATCAACGTGGGCGGCATGACCTTCAAGCAGGGGACCTCACAGGTGTCCCAGGCCGTCTACGCCTCCCCCGAGGACGTCGCCGCCTTCATCGAGATCGACTCCCGGGGCATCCCCCAGTACATCCAGCAGGTCCCCTCCACGGGTCGTTCCGACCTCATGCCCACCCTCAAGTCGAAGGGGCTGGCGTAG
- a CDS encoding PTS sugar transporter subunit IIA: MVSVIIAAHGRMAEGLLGSSTMIVGPSHDVVAVTFEQSEGPDDLLAKYAAAVEASPSERHLILCDLFGGSPYNAAARFAAERPDADVVSGANLPMLVEVLARRMAGADLPELVEVARAAGQAGIKILSEEYTPNTFTTSDDEGDEL; encoded by the coding sequence GTGGTATCCGTGATCATCGCTGCTCATGGGCGCATGGCGGAGGGGCTGCTCGGCTCCTCCACCATGATCGTCGGCCCGAGCCACGACGTCGTCGCCGTCACCTTCGAGCAATCGGAGGGGCCTGACGACCTCCTCGCCAAGTACGCGGCGGCCGTTGAGGCCTCGCCGTCCGAGCGGCACCTCATTCTGTGCGACCTCTTCGGCGGGAGCCCCTACAACGCCGCGGCGCGCTTCGCGGCGGAGCGCCCCGACGCCGACGTCGTCTCCGGCGCCAATCTGCCCATGCTCGTCGAGGTCCTCGCCCGCCGCATGGCCGGCGCGGACCTGCCCGAGCTCGTCGAGGTCGCCCGCGCCGCCGGCCAGGCCGGCATCAAAATCCTCTCCGAGGAGTACACCCCCAACACCTTCACCACCTCTGACGACGAAGGAGACGAGCTCTGA
- a CDS encoding NAD(+) synthase produces the protein MATQDTQDSAAPQAEAADRPSIAFRSAYDQGFARVAAVTLPVVPGDPAENAAAIIDRARALGEDGVCLAAFPELCLTGYAIDDLLHADVLLDETLAAIETIRAASEDFLPAIVIGAPIRVGNRLFNCAVVIAGGAVRGVAPKSYLPTYREFYEARYFAAGDAPEADQRRVRLRGVRGPGGPGGAGTADATVPFGPHLLFDVADVPGLTFHVEVCEDMWVPVPPSSVAALAGATVLLNISSSPITVGRAEDRHLLARASSARGLAAYVYAAAGQGESSTDLAWDGQTMIYENGELLGSSERFPDGPRATIADVDIEGMRAERLRQGTFEDNARTLARAAGGAHAPGPASFANPRAFERIEIPAADLRAPRTDIGLRRRVDRFPFVPDDPARLAQDCYEAYSIQVEALIQRLRAIGNPRIVIGVSGGLDSTQALIVAARAMDRLGRPRSDILAYTMPGFATSATTRRNAEDLAVGLGCSFSELDIRPTATQMLTEMGHPYGRGERGPEVYDVTFENVQAGLRTDFLFRIANARGGIVLGTGDLSELALGWCTFGVGDHMAHYGVNAGIPKTLIQHLIRWVVAERIFDDAVGRTLLSILDTEISPELVPGSQDEPMQSTQSRIGPYALQDFTLWHVLRRGSRPSRIAFLAEKAWSNASEGDWPQGLPEADRVAYALPEIRRWELLFLKRFFANQFKRSTLPNGPKVVAGGSLSPRGDWRMPSDASGAAWIAELERNVPQS, from the coding sequence ATGGCAACCCAGGACACCCAGGACTCGGCGGCCCCGCAGGCCGAGGCCGCCGACCGCCCGAGCATCGCCTTCCGCTCCGCCTACGACCAGGGGTTCGCGCGCGTCGCCGCCGTCACCCTGCCCGTCGTCCCCGGCGACCCGGCTGAGAACGCCGCCGCCATCATCGACCGGGCCCGGGCGCTTGGGGAGGACGGCGTCTGCCTCGCCGCCTTCCCCGAGCTGTGCCTGACCGGCTACGCCATCGACGACCTCCTCCACGCCGACGTCCTCCTCGATGAGACGCTCGCCGCCATCGAGACCATCCGGGCCGCGAGCGAGGACTTCCTCCCCGCGATCGTCATCGGGGCTCCGATCCGCGTGGGCAACCGCCTGTTCAACTGCGCCGTCGTCATCGCCGGAGGGGCCGTGCGCGGCGTCGCCCCCAAGTCCTACCTGCCCACCTACCGCGAGTTCTACGAGGCCCGGTACTTCGCCGCCGGCGACGCCCCCGAGGCCGATCAGCGCCGCGTGCGCCTGCGGGGAGTGCGGGGGCCCGGGGGCCCGGGGGGCGCGGGAACCGCTGACGCGACCGTGCCCTTCGGCCCTCACCTGCTCTTCGACGTCGCCGACGTCCCCGGCCTCACTTTCCACGTGGAGGTCTGCGAGGACATGTGGGTGCCCGTCCCGCCGTCGTCCGTGGCCGCGCTCGCGGGCGCCACGGTGCTGCTCAACATCTCCTCCTCGCCGATCACCGTCGGCCGCGCCGAGGACCGCCACCTCCTGGCGCGCGCCTCCTCGGCCCGGGGCCTGGCCGCCTACGTCTACGCGGCCGCCGGGCAGGGCGAGTCGAGCACGGACCTGGCCTGGGACGGCCAGACCATGATCTACGAGAACGGTGAGTTGCTGGGCTCCTCCGAGCGGTTCCCGGACGGGCCGCGCGCCACCATCGCCGACGTCGATATCGAGGGGATGCGCGCCGAGCGCCTGCGCCAGGGGACCTTCGAGGACAACGCCCGCACCCTGGCGCGCGCCGCCGGTGGCGCGCACGCCCCGGGTCCCGCCTCCTTCGCCAACCCGCGGGCCTTCGAGCGCATCGAGATCCCCGCCGCCGACCTGCGCGCGCCTCGGACGGACATCGGGCTGCGGCGGCGCGTGGACCGCTTCCCCTTCGTGCCCGACGACCCGGCGCGCCTGGCGCAGGACTGCTACGAGGCCTACTCCATCCAGGTCGAGGCGCTCATCCAGCGCCTGCGCGCCATCGGCAACCCCAGGATCGTCATCGGCGTCTCGGGGGGGCTGGACTCCACCCAGGCGCTCATCGTGGCCGCCCGCGCCATGGACCGCCTGGGCCGCCCCCGCTCCGACATCCTGGCCTACACGATGCCCGGCTTCGCCACGAGCGCCACCACCCGCCGCAACGCCGAGGACCTCGCCGTCGGGCTCGGCTGCTCCTTCTCCGAGCTCGACATCCGTCCCACCGCCACGCAGATGCTCACTGAGATGGGGCACCCCTACGGGCGCGGCGAGCGCGGCCCCGAGGTCTACGACGTCACCTTCGAGAACGTCCAGGCAGGACTGCGCACCGACTTCCTGTTCCGCATCGCCAACGCCCGTGGCGGGATCGTGCTGGGCACGGGGGACCTCTCCGAGTTGGCGCTGGGCTGGTGCACCTTCGGCGTGGGCGACCACATGGCCCACTACGGGGTGAACGCGGGGATCCCCAAGACCCTCATCCAGCACCTCATCCGCTGGGTGGTGGCCGAGCGGATCTTCGACGACGCCGTCGGGCGCACGCTGCTGTCCATCCTCGACACCGAGATCAGCCCCGAGCTGGTGCCCGGCAGTCAGGACGAGCCCATGCAGTCCACCCAATCGCGGATCGGCCCCTACGCCCTCCAGGACTTCACCCTGTGGCACGTGCTGCGCAGGGGCTCGCGGCCCAGCCGGATCGCCTTCCTGGCGGAGAAGGCGTGGTCCAACGCCTCCGAGGGCGATTGGCCGCAGGGCCTGCCCGAGGCGGATCGGGTCGCCTACGCGCTGCCGGAGATCCGGCGCTGGGAGCTGCTGTTCCTCAAGCGCTTCTTCGCCAACCAGTTCAAGCGCTCGACCCTGCCCAACGGCCCGAAGGTCGTTGCCGGGGGGTCGCTGTCCCCCCGCGGGGACTGGCGCATGCCCTCCGACGCGAGCGGCGCCGCCTGGATCGCCGAGCTCGAGCGCAACGTCCCCCAGTCCTAG
- a CDS encoding LacI family DNA-binding transcriptional regulator translates to MSRIERRATMADIASAAGVSRTTVSFVLNDRPDSRIPQATRAKVLQAAKDLDYRPQGTARLAQARSRGALGVVTDILTGPQASSMIRGMQDAALREGMPLLLIPTTGRAEDDRRAVASLLEHRVGAVLQARASGGQVAVPAEARDIPTILVNCQSSDGGGPSVRPDEERIARLEADALLTGEHRDIGVIEISGADVGNQPRRDGYRVSFTRAGIDWDGVATAVGYGTIQGGYRAAGQLLDANPWTTALLCGNNRMAIGAYDAVRERGLRVRDDVAIIGIDDEDLAPAQLRPGLTCVVLPFEEMGRVGVERLAAMLRGESVPAQTLLPGRLVRRASI, encoded by the coding sequence GTGAGCCGCATTGAGCGCCGGGCGACGATGGCGGATATCGCGAGCGCCGCCGGGGTGTCGCGGACCACCGTCTCCTTCGTCCTCAACGACCGCCCGGACTCGCGCATCCCCCAGGCCACGCGGGCGAAGGTCCTCCAGGCCGCGAAGGACCTCGACTACCGGCCGCAGGGCACGGCGCGCCTCGCCCAGGCCCGTTCCCGCGGCGCCCTGGGCGTGGTCACCGACATCCTCACCGGACCCCAGGCCTCCTCCATGATCCGCGGCATGCAGGACGCCGCCTTGCGCGAGGGCATGCCCTTGCTCCTCATCCCCACCACGGGGCGCGCGGAGGACGACCGCCGCGCCGTCGCCTCGCTCCTGGAGCATCGGGTGGGCGCCGTCCTCCAGGCGCGCGCCAGCGGCGGCCAGGTCGCCGTGCCGGCCGAGGCCCGTGATATCCCCACGATCCTGGTCAACTGCCAGTCATCGGACGGCGGGGGTCCCAGTGTCCGCCCCGATGAGGAGCGCATCGCCCGTCTTGAGGCCGATGCGCTCCTGACCGGGGAGCACCGGGACATCGGCGTCATCGAGATCTCCGGGGCCGATGTCGGCAACCAGCCGCGGCGCGACGGCTACCGGGTCAGCTTCACGCGCGCCGGGATCGACTGGGATGGCGTTGCCACCGCCGTCGGGTACGGCACCATCCAGGGCGGCTACCGGGCTGCGGGCCAGCTCCTCGACGCCAACCCGTGGACGACCGCCCTCCTGTGCGGCAACAACAGGATGGCGATCGGCGCCTACGACGCCGTGCGCGAGCGCGGCCTGCGCGTGCGCGACGACGTCGCCATCATCGGCATCGACGACGAGGACCTTGCCCCCGCCCAGCTCCGCCCCGGCCTGACCTGCGTGGTGCTTCCCTTCGAGGAGATGGGGAGGGTCGGCGTCGAGCGCCTGGCGGCCATGCTGAGGGGCGAGAGCGTGCCCGCCCAGACCCTGCTGCCAGGGCGGCTCGTGCGCCGCGCCTCCATCTGA
- a CDS encoding HAD family hydrolase, protein MAITVAPSRPGFTIRAVLWDMDGTLMNSQPFWDEAFVARTRAAGGTPTPRIVERLTGASIETVRRLMAETGAVPDWTDPAAGALFAAIADDVEARVAAAPPLLPGAERITSALAQIGVAQAIVSASPRRIVESVARALGDVFAVTVTGDDGAGAKPDPLPYATAVERLGLTPAECVVVEDSATGAASARANGIHVVQIGAAKSFPADPGLIAVPDLASVTPHTLLWEEWWNAPAGSAGCADRAATARRRVPAGSAPGAR, encoded by the coding sequence ATGGCGATCACAGTTGCTCCCTCCCGTCCAGGCTTCACGATCCGGGCGGTCCTGTGGGACATGGATGGCACTCTCATGAACTCCCAACCGTTCTGGGATGAGGCCTTCGTCGCCCGCACCCGCGCGGCCGGGGGCACCCCCACCCCGAGGATCGTGGAGCGCCTCACCGGAGCCTCCATCGAGACGGTGCGGCGACTCATGGCGGAGACGGGAGCCGTCCCCGACTGGACAGACCCCGCCGCCGGGGCGCTCTTCGCCGCTATCGCCGACGACGTCGAGGCGCGCGTGGCGGCCGCCCCTCCCCTGCTCCCCGGGGCGGAGCGGATCACCTCGGCCCTGGCGCAGATCGGGGTTGCGCAGGCGATCGTGTCCGCCTCCCCCCGCCGGATCGTCGAGAGCGTGGCGCGCGCCCTCGGGGACGTGTTCGCTGTGACCGTCACGGGGGACGACGGCGCGGGTGCCAAGCCCGACCCTCTCCCCTACGCCACGGCGGTCGAGCGACTCGGCCTGACCCCCGCGGAGTGCGTCGTCGTGGAGGACTCGGCGACGGGCGCGGCCTCGGCCCGCGCCAATGGGATCCATGTGGTCCAGATCGGCGCGGCCAAGTCGTTCCCCGCCGATCCCGGGCTCATCGCCGTGCCCGACCTGGCCTCGGTGACGCCCCACACCCTCCTGTGGGAGGAGTGGTGGAACGCCCCCGCTGGCAGTGCCGGCTGCGCTGACCGCGCTGCCACCGCTAGGCGCCGCGTCCCCGCCGGATCAGCGCCGGGGGCGCGATGA
- a CDS encoding glycerophosphodiester phosphodiesterase family protein, with translation MTAVEHPSPAPPYEPLPLPRPVPAGTRVVLGHRGAPSLAPENTLASIRRAARAGASWVEIDVDVIGDGTPVVIHDSTLDRTTDRTGPYYALSREDLEGIDAGAWFIAEDGSRPYAGEPLPTLGQALGVIAAEGLSVNVEIKPCEAGARACADLVDAVAEHLDRLASCAPSSQVVVSSFNPLLLERMARRRPATRLALLMEAGMPVGDWRSRAEMLGVEAVNPADEGLERALVEEIRALGYGVNVWTVNSPERAEELFSWGASGIFTDRIHELGRLVTEM, from the coding sequence ATGACGGCCGTTGAGCACCCCAGCCCCGCCCCTCCCTACGAGCCCCTCCCCCTCCCCCGGCCGGTGCCGGCGGGCACCCGGGTCGTGCTGGGCCATCGGGGCGCCCCCTCCCTCGCCCCGGAGAACACGCTCGCCTCGATCCGTCGCGCGGCGCGGGCGGGGGCCTCCTGGGTGGAGATCGACGTCGACGTCATCGGCGATGGGACGCCCGTCGTCATCCACGACTCCACCTTGGACCGCACCACCGACCGCACGGGCCCCTACTACGCCCTGTCCCGGGAGGACCTGGAGGGCATCGACGCCGGGGCGTGGTTCATCGCCGAGGATGGCTCGCGCCCGTACGCCGGTGAGCCCCTGCCGACGCTCGGGCAGGCGCTGGGGGTGATCGCCGCTGAGGGCCTGAGCGTCAACGTGGAGATCAAGCCCTGCGAGGCGGGCGCGCGAGCCTGCGCGGATCTCGTCGACGCCGTCGCGGAGCATCTGGACCGATTGGCCTCCTGCGCGCCGAGCAGCCAGGTGGTGGTCTCCTCCTTCAACCCGCTGCTCCTGGAGCGGATGGCCCGGCGCCGCCCCGCCACTCGGCTCGCGCTCCTGATGGAGGCCGGGATGCCGGTCGGGGACTGGCGCAGCCGGGCGGAGATGCTGGGGGTTGAGGCGGTCAACCCCGCGGACGAGGGCCTGGAGAGGGCACTGGTCGAGGAGATCCGCGCCCTGGGCTACGGGGTCAATGTCTGGACGGTCAATTCACCCGAGCGCGCTGAGGAGCTCTTCTCATGGGGCGCCTCAGGCATATTCACCGACCGGATCCACGAGCTCGGACGTCTCGTTACGGAAATGTGA